A genomic window from Pocillopora verrucosa isolate sample1 chromosome 7, ASM3666991v2, whole genome shotgun sequence includes:
- the LOC131771725 gene encoding uncharacterized protein isoform X2 yields MENNTLTSWTVIPERSVGHPVSGFSLSVLEKIAKILDCSQEAVQDTQNLQRNLKSLREEKEYWENFMDLEEWNRETVDEVEIAWNKRSQGDQSTELLSLEHLSDKGTLEPDKPSSRTRPLRRSHTDPTDLLWVFRRRASLLAHRVHQDLASCENTNEYNDPYRDENVEENCKAVTEQGFSKDIPDKTQYPRSQDNDPKEPVVNEERLKESSSDSESRDTAYEWTITPIKHHDPLPRRKISAPAYRPGRTQMAMPTNRRASVAVAPRRINRRGSEAPALTVIARRRNSQVAYPVGLRRKSSRAAGADNHLSIQAKAKHELLANLVLPACVDQPPRTRERRNTFTFQASSMRTKKDEKRYQVAKEILETEKKYLSCLRTLKEVFEEPMRESNLMSSKEIDVLFPGELVHILTSHTHFMKDLEERLQNWKLHGIVGDIFTKLSSSYHIDVLRIYSNYVNNFPKAIGVINKSSRGSHKFRKFLQSCSLNSECEGLDLPAFLLTPIQRLPRYVLLLRQLSKYTDAGHPDSFHIANALETMKQMINILNDSIQSSCKLANNTQIKRSFKRKSLRKKGKELPRSRHNSQDHDRISLGNSSVSTISMVSPRPLTTFSQDTTAARDTQQTVTSEDNKSPALCRVHSVSGGETPHEGEMYEEMAAIEEEAIEDVKDIKNQGQNVFRMAADSLIRNWQRRSKKWRRSTEEPFKRESLSETDRTAKENEINESGNEQNTADEGSCKNEDENANIRSDDKEFTTSRTPPCNPCRKNAVASRARPRPVSLGYLSNYQLKEHDERIKGKVLSDPSLAKDDESLECSRDVWIPRSNTLSPKRRPSESFRRSVCSSVVSGDSSPSTGSKKSLSRISQESLADSGVSETPGSSPSNTLNSRTHKILKERRDRLSSSSLTNVSGTNESKQKLSRLNRRSWGDWVSAEMENTPDEVSEERDDQVDDVNVKNKRRFKDVMKQFFSSKKKVNQLYSGEANANTPCSTKRPHRSQRSSDPCARVSTV; encoded by the exons ATCTCAGGGTGACCAGTCAACGGAATTACTATCCTTGGAACATCTTAGTGACAAAGGAACACTTGAACCTGACAAACCATCTTCACGCACACGACCTCTTCGTCGTTCGCACACGGACCCCACAGACTTGCTTTGGGTATTTCGTAGACGTGCATCCTTGCTTGCACATAGAGTTCATCAAGACCTTGCTTCATGTGAGAATACGAATGAATACAATGACCCCTATCGAGATGAGAACGTTGAAGAAAACTGCAAGGCCGTGACTGAGCAAGGATTCAGTAAAGATATTCCTGACAAG ACACAGTACCCGCGTTCGCAAGATAACGATCCAAAGGAGCCCGTCGTGAACGAAGAAAGGTTAAAAGAATCCAGCAGTGACAGTGAGTCAAGGGACACTGCTTACGAATGGACTATTACG ccaataAAACATCATGATCCTCTTCCACGGCGCAAGATCTCGGCGCCTGCTTACCGTCCGGGTCGCACTCAGATGGCAATGCCTACAAATCGTAGAGCAAGTGTGGCGGTGGCCCCCCGGCGTATCAATAGAAGAGGAAGTGAG GCACCAGCTCTTACCGTCATTGCAAGACGACGAAATTCGCAAGTGGCATATCCAGTGGGATTGAGAAGAAAATCATCAAGAGCTGCCGGCGCAG ATAATCATCTTAGTATTCAAGCAAAAGCCAAGCATGAATTGTTAGCCAACCTAGTCCTTCCAGCCTGCGTCGACCAACCTCCAAGAAcgagagaaagaagaaacactTTTACCTTCCAGGCATCCAGTATGCGAACCAAGAAAGACG AAAAGAGATATCAGGTTGCTAAAGAGATCTTAGAGACAGAAAAGAAGTATCTCTCTTGTTTAAGGACTCTTAAAGAG GTATTTGAGGAACCAATGAGAGAAAGCAATTTAATGTCTTCCAAAGAAATTGA TGTGCTCTTTCCTGGAGAACTGGTGCATATCCTAACAAGTCATACTCATTTTATGAAAGATTTAGAAGAACGACTTCAAAACTGGAAATTACACGGCATTGTTGGAGACATTTTTACGAAGCTAAGCAGCTCTTATCAT ATTGATGTCTTACGAATCTATTCCAATTACGTTAACAACTTCCCCAAGGCAATAGGCGTAATAAACAAAAGTTCAAGGGGATCACACAAAtttaggaaatttttacag aGCTGCTCTTTAAACTCAGAATGCGAAGGACTAGATTTACCTGCTTTTCTCCTTACTCCAATTCAAAGACTACCTCGATACGTCCTTCTTCTCAGG CAACTTTCAAAGTACACAGATGCAGGACATCCTGACAGTTTTCACATTGCAAACGCCTtggaaacaatgaaacaaatgaTCAACATTCTTAACGATTCTATCCAGAGCTCTTGTAAACTGGCAAACAACACGCAGATTAAACGGAGCTTCAAGAGAAA GTCATTgagaaaaaaggggaaagaaCTTCCAAGGAGCAGGCACAATTCACAAGACCACGATAG AATATCTTTGGGAAATAGCAGCGTGTCAACGATATCGATGGTATCCCCTAGGCCACTCACTACTTTTTCCCAAGATACAACAGCTGCGAGAGATACGCAACAAACTGTTACTTCAGAAGACAA CAAATCTCCTGCACTGTGTCGTGTTCATAGTGTGTCAGGCGGTGAAACGCCCCACGAGGGAGAGATGTATGAAGAGATGGCTGCCATTGAAGAAGAGGCGATCGAGGATGTAAAAGATATCAAGAATCAAGG GCAAAATGTTTTTCGAATGGCAGCAGACAGTCTTATAAGGAATTGGCAGCGAAGGTCTAAGAAATGGCGCAGATCGACAGAGGAACCCTTCAAGCGCGAAAGTTTGAGTGAAACTGATAGGACAGCAAAGGAAAACGAAATAAACGAAAgtggaaatgaacaaaatacGGCTGATGAAGGCAGCTGCAAAAATGAGGATGAAAATGCAAATATAAGGTCAGATGATAAAGAATTTACAACGAGCCGAACACCACCGTGTAATCCGTGTAGAAAAAATGCCGTTGCATCTCGTGCGAGGCCTCGTCCAGTTTCTCTAGGATACTTGTCTAATTATCAATTAAAAGAACACGACGAAAGAATCAAGGGCAAGGTGTTATCGGACCCTAGTTTAGCAAAGGATGATGAATCACTTGAGTGTTCAAGAGATGTGTGGATACCAAGGAGCAATACTCTCTCGCCCAAAAGGAGGCCATCTGAAAGTTTTCGAAGGTCAGTTTGCTCTAGTGTGGTGTCAGGAGACTCCTCGCCCTCAACGGGAAGCAAAAAGAGCTTATCGCGAATTTCTCAAGAAAGTCTGGCAGATTCTGGAGTTTCTGAAACGCCCGGGAGTTCACCATCGAACACACTAAACAGCAGAACTCATAAAATCTTAAAAGAGAGAAGGGACAGACTTAGCAGTTCATCGCTCACCAATGTTTCTGGGACAAATGAATCTAAACAAAAACTTTCCCGGCTGAATAGGAGGAGCTGGGGTGACTGGGTGTCCGCCGAGATGGAAAATACACCGGATGAGGTGTCGGAAGAAAGAGATGATCAAGTTGACGATGTCAACGTCAAAAATAAACGCAGGTTTAAGGATGTTATGAAGCAGTTTTTCTCTTCCAAGAAAAA GGTCAATCAATTGTACTCTGGAGAAGCTAATGCAAACACGCCATGCTCAACAAAGAGACCCCACAGGTCACAGAGATCATCAGATCCTTGCGCAAGAGTTTCCACAGTTTAA
- the LOC131771725 gene encoding uncharacterized protein isoform X3, with protein sequence MENNTLTSWTVIPERSVGHPVSGFSLSVLEKIAKILDCSQEAVQDTQNLQRNLKSLREEKEYWENFMDLEEWNRETVDEVEIAWNKRSQGDQSTELLSLEHLSDKGTLEPDKPSSRTRPLRRSHTDPTDLLWVFRRRASLLAHRVHQDLASCENTNEYNDPYRDENVEENCKAVTEQGFSKDIPDKTQYPRSQDNDPKEPVVNEERLKESSSDSESRDTAYEWTITPIKHHDPLPRRKISAPAYRPGRTQMAMPTNRRASVAVAPRRINRRGSEAPALTVIARRRNSQVAYPVGLRRKSSRAAGADNHLSIQAKAKHELLANLVLPACVDQPPRTRERRNTFTFQASSMRTKKDEKRYQVAKEILETEKKYLSCLRTLKEVFEEPMRESNLMSSKEIDVLFPGELVHILTSHTHFMKDLEERLQNWKLHGIVGDIFTKLSSSYHIDVLRIYSNYVNNFPKAIGVINKSSRGSHKFRKFLQSCSLNSECEGLDLPAFLLTPIQRLPRYVLLLRQLSKYTDAGHPDSFHIANALETMKQMINILNDSIQSSCKLANNTQIKRSFKRKSLRKKGKELPRSRHNSQDHDRISLGNSSVSTISMVSPRPLTTFSQDTTAARDTQQTVTSEDNSKSPALCRVHSVSGGETPHEGEMYEEMAAIEEEAIEDVKDIKNQGQNVFRMAADSLIRNWQRRSKKWRRSTEEPFKRESLSETDRTAKENEINESGNEQNTADEGSCKNEDENANIRSDDKEFTTSRTPPCNPCRKNAVASRARPRPVSLGYLSNYQLKEHDERIKGKVLSDPSLAKDDESLECSRDVWIPRSNTLSPKRRPSESFRRSVCSSVVSGDSSPSTGSKKSLSRISQESLADSGVSETPGSSPSNTLNSRTHKILKERRDRLSSSSLTNVSGTNESKQKLSRLNRRSWGDWVSAEMENTPDEVSEERDDQVDDVNVKNKRRFKDVMKQFFSSKKK encoded by the exons ATCTCAGGGTGACCAGTCAACGGAATTACTATCCTTGGAACATCTTAGTGACAAAGGAACACTTGAACCTGACAAACCATCTTCACGCACACGACCTCTTCGTCGTTCGCACACGGACCCCACAGACTTGCTTTGGGTATTTCGTAGACGTGCATCCTTGCTTGCACATAGAGTTCATCAAGACCTTGCTTCATGTGAGAATACGAATGAATACAATGACCCCTATCGAGATGAGAACGTTGAAGAAAACTGCAAGGCCGTGACTGAGCAAGGATTCAGTAAAGATATTCCTGACAAG ACACAGTACCCGCGTTCGCAAGATAACGATCCAAAGGAGCCCGTCGTGAACGAAGAAAGGTTAAAAGAATCCAGCAGTGACAGTGAGTCAAGGGACACTGCTTACGAATGGACTATTACG ccaataAAACATCATGATCCTCTTCCACGGCGCAAGATCTCGGCGCCTGCTTACCGTCCGGGTCGCACTCAGATGGCAATGCCTACAAATCGTAGAGCAAGTGTGGCGGTGGCCCCCCGGCGTATCAATAGAAGAGGAAGTGAG GCACCAGCTCTTACCGTCATTGCAAGACGACGAAATTCGCAAGTGGCATATCCAGTGGGATTGAGAAGAAAATCATCAAGAGCTGCCGGCGCAG ATAATCATCTTAGTATTCAAGCAAAAGCCAAGCATGAATTGTTAGCCAACCTAGTCCTTCCAGCCTGCGTCGACCAACCTCCAAGAAcgagagaaagaagaaacactTTTACCTTCCAGGCATCCAGTATGCGAACCAAGAAAGACG AAAAGAGATATCAGGTTGCTAAAGAGATCTTAGAGACAGAAAAGAAGTATCTCTCTTGTTTAAGGACTCTTAAAGAG GTATTTGAGGAACCAATGAGAGAAAGCAATTTAATGTCTTCCAAAGAAATTGA TGTGCTCTTTCCTGGAGAACTGGTGCATATCCTAACAAGTCATACTCATTTTATGAAAGATTTAGAAGAACGACTTCAAAACTGGAAATTACACGGCATTGTTGGAGACATTTTTACGAAGCTAAGCAGCTCTTATCAT ATTGATGTCTTACGAATCTATTCCAATTACGTTAACAACTTCCCCAAGGCAATAGGCGTAATAAACAAAAGTTCAAGGGGATCACACAAAtttaggaaatttttacag aGCTGCTCTTTAAACTCAGAATGCGAAGGACTAGATTTACCTGCTTTTCTCCTTACTCCAATTCAAAGACTACCTCGATACGTCCTTCTTCTCAGG CAACTTTCAAAGTACACAGATGCAGGACATCCTGACAGTTTTCACATTGCAAACGCCTtggaaacaatgaaacaaatgaTCAACATTCTTAACGATTCTATCCAGAGCTCTTGTAAACTGGCAAACAACACGCAGATTAAACGGAGCTTCAAGAGAAA GTCATTgagaaaaaaggggaaagaaCTTCCAAGGAGCAGGCACAATTCACAAGACCACGATAG AATATCTTTGGGAAATAGCAGCGTGTCAACGATATCGATGGTATCCCCTAGGCCACTCACTACTTTTTCCCAAGATACAACAGCTGCGAGAGATACGCAACAAACTGTTACTTCAGAAGACAA caGCAAATCTCCTGCACTGTGTCGTGTTCATAGTGTGTCAGGCGGTGAAACGCCCCACGAGGGAGAGATGTATGAAGAGATGGCTGCCATTGAAGAAGAGGCGATCGAGGATGTAAAAGATATCAAGAATCAAGG GCAAAATGTTTTTCGAATGGCAGCAGACAGTCTTATAAGGAATTGGCAGCGAAGGTCTAAGAAATGGCGCAGATCGACAGAGGAACCCTTCAAGCGCGAAAGTTTGAGTGAAACTGATAGGACAGCAAAGGAAAACGAAATAAACGAAAgtggaaatgaacaaaatacGGCTGATGAAGGCAGCTGCAAAAATGAGGATGAAAATGCAAATATAAGGTCAGATGATAAAGAATTTACAACGAGCCGAACACCACCGTGTAATCCGTGTAGAAAAAATGCCGTTGCATCTCGTGCGAGGCCTCGTCCAGTTTCTCTAGGATACTTGTCTAATTATCAATTAAAAGAACACGACGAAAGAATCAAGGGCAAGGTGTTATCGGACCCTAGTTTAGCAAAGGATGATGAATCACTTGAGTGTTCAAGAGATGTGTGGATACCAAGGAGCAATACTCTCTCGCCCAAAAGGAGGCCATCTGAAAGTTTTCGAAGGTCAGTTTGCTCTAGTGTGGTGTCAGGAGACTCCTCGCCCTCAACGGGAAGCAAAAAGAGCTTATCGCGAATTTCTCAAGAAAGTCTGGCAGATTCTGGAGTTTCTGAAACGCCCGGGAGTTCACCATCGAACACACTAAACAGCAGAACTCATAAAATCTTAAAAGAGAGAAGGGACAGACTTAGCAGTTCATCGCTCACCAATGTTTCTGGGACAAATGAATCTAAACAAAAACTTTCCCGGCTGAATAGGAGGAGCTGGGGTGACTGGGTGTCCGCCGAGATGGAAAATACACCGGATGAGGTGTCGGAAGAAAGAGATGATCAAGTTGACGATGTCAACGTCAAAAATAAACGCAGGTTTAAGGATGTTATGAAGCAGTTTTTCTCTTCCAAGAAAAAGTAA
- the LOC131771725 gene encoding uncharacterized protein isoform X5, with amino-acid sequence MSNLLMLHVVAVHTTGSKSLVELRSQGDQSTELLSLEHLSDKGTLEPDKPSSRTRPLRRSHTDPTDLLWVFRRRASLLAHRVHQDLASCENTNEYNDPYRDENVEENCKAVTEQGFSKDIPDKTQYPRSQDNDPKEPVVNEERLKESSSDSESRDTAYEWTITPIKHHDPLPRRKISAPAYRPGRTQMAMPTNRRASVAVAPRRINRRGSEAPALTVIARRRNSQVAYPVGLRRKSSRAAGADNHLSIQAKAKHELLANLVLPACVDQPPRTRERRNTFTFQASSMRTKKDEKRYQVAKEILETEKKYLSCLRTLKEVFEEPMRESNLMSSKEIDVLFPGELVHILTSHTHFMKDLEERLQNWKLHGIVGDIFTKLSSSYHIDVLRIYSNYVNNFPKAIGVINKSSRGSHKFRKFLQSCSLNSECEGLDLPAFLLTPIQRLPRYVLLLRQLSKYTDAGHPDSFHIANALETMKQMINILNDSIQSSCKLANNTQIKRSFKRKSLRKKGKELPRSRHNSQDHDRISLGNSSVSTISMVSPRPLTTFSQDTTAARDTQQTVTSEDNSKSPALCRVHSVSGGETPHEGEMYEEMAAIEEEAIEDVKDIKNQGQNVFRMAADSLIRNWQRRSKKWRRSTEEPFKRESLSETDRTAKENEINESGNEQNTADEGSCKNEDENANIRSDDKEFTTSRTPPCNPCRKNAVASRARPRPVSLGYLSNYQLKEHDERIKGKVLSDPSLAKDDESLECSRDVWIPRSNTLSPKRRPSESFRRSVCSSVVSGDSSPSTGSKKSLSRISQESLADSGVSETPGSSPSNTLNSRTHKILKERRDRLSSSSLTNVSGTNESKQKLSRLNRRSWGDWVSAEMENTPDEVSEERDDQVDDVNVKNKRRFKDVMKQFFSSKKKVNQLYSGEANANTPCSTKRPHRSQRSSDPCARVSTV; translated from the exons ATGTCAAATCTTTTAATGTTACATGTTGTTGCCGTTCATACAACAGGCAGTAAATCACTCGTTGAGCTCAG ATCTCAGGGTGACCAGTCAACGGAATTACTATCCTTGGAACATCTTAGTGACAAAGGAACACTTGAACCTGACAAACCATCTTCACGCACACGACCTCTTCGTCGTTCGCACACGGACCCCACAGACTTGCTTTGGGTATTTCGTAGACGTGCATCCTTGCTTGCACATAGAGTTCATCAAGACCTTGCTTCATGTGAGAATACGAATGAATACAATGACCCCTATCGAGATGAGAACGTTGAAGAAAACTGCAAGGCCGTGACTGAGCAAGGATTCAGTAAAGATATTCCTGACAAG ACACAGTACCCGCGTTCGCAAGATAACGATCCAAAGGAGCCCGTCGTGAACGAAGAAAGGTTAAAAGAATCCAGCAGTGACAGTGAGTCAAGGGACACTGCTTACGAATGGACTATTACG ccaataAAACATCATGATCCTCTTCCACGGCGCAAGATCTCGGCGCCTGCTTACCGTCCGGGTCGCACTCAGATGGCAATGCCTACAAATCGTAGAGCAAGTGTGGCGGTGGCCCCCCGGCGTATCAATAGAAGAGGAAGTGAG GCACCAGCTCTTACCGTCATTGCAAGACGACGAAATTCGCAAGTGGCATATCCAGTGGGATTGAGAAGAAAATCATCAAGAGCTGCCGGCGCAG ATAATCATCTTAGTATTCAAGCAAAAGCCAAGCATGAATTGTTAGCCAACCTAGTCCTTCCAGCCTGCGTCGACCAACCTCCAAGAAcgagagaaagaagaaacactTTTACCTTCCAGGCATCCAGTATGCGAACCAAGAAAGACG AAAAGAGATATCAGGTTGCTAAAGAGATCTTAGAGACAGAAAAGAAGTATCTCTCTTGTTTAAGGACTCTTAAAGAG GTATTTGAGGAACCAATGAGAGAAAGCAATTTAATGTCTTCCAAAGAAATTGA TGTGCTCTTTCCTGGAGAACTGGTGCATATCCTAACAAGTCATACTCATTTTATGAAAGATTTAGAAGAACGACTTCAAAACTGGAAATTACACGGCATTGTTGGAGACATTTTTACGAAGCTAAGCAGCTCTTATCAT ATTGATGTCTTACGAATCTATTCCAATTACGTTAACAACTTCCCCAAGGCAATAGGCGTAATAAACAAAAGTTCAAGGGGATCACACAAAtttaggaaatttttacag aGCTGCTCTTTAAACTCAGAATGCGAAGGACTAGATTTACCTGCTTTTCTCCTTACTCCAATTCAAAGACTACCTCGATACGTCCTTCTTCTCAGG CAACTTTCAAAGTACACAGATGCAGGACATCCTGACAGTTTTCACATTGCAAACGCCTtggaaacaatgaaacaaatgaTCAACATTCTTAACGATTCTATCCAGAGCTCTTGTAAACTGGCAAACAACACGCAGATTAAACGGAGCTTCAAGAGAAA GTCATTgagaaaaaaggggaaagaaCTTCCAAGGAGCAGGCACAATTCACAAGACCACGATAG AATATCTTTGGGAAATAGCAGCGTGTCAACGATATCGATGGTATCCCCTAGGCCACTCACTACTTTTTCCCAAGATACAACAGCTGCGAGAGATACGCAACAAACTGTTACTTCAGAAGACAA caGCAAATCTCCTGCACTGTGTCGTGTTCATAGTGTGTCAGGCGGTGAAACGCCCCACGAGGGAGAGATGTATGAAGAGATGGCTGCCATTGAAGAAGAGGCGATCGAGGATGTAAAAGATATCAAGAATCAAGG GCAAAATGTTTTTCGAATGGCAGCAGACAGTCTTATAAGGAATTGGCAGCGAAGGTCTAAGAAATGGCGCAGATCGACAGAGGAACCCTTCAAGCGCGAAAGTTTGAGTGAAACTGATAGGACAGCAAAGGAAAACGAAATAAACGAAAgtggaaatgaacaaaatacGGCTGATGAAGGCAGCTGCAAAAATGAGGATGAAAATGCAAATATAAGGTCAGATGATAAAGAATTTACAACGAGCCGAACACCACCGTGTAATCCGTGTAGAAAAAATGCCGTTGCATCTCGTGCGAGGCCTCGTCCAGTTTCTCTAGGATACTTGTCTAATTATCAATTAAAAGAACACGACGAAAGAATCAAGGGCAAGGTGTTATCGGACCCTAGTTTAGCAAAGGATGATGAATCACTTGAGTGTTCAAGAGATGTGTGGATACCAAGGAGCAATACTCTCTCGCCCAAAAGGAGGCCATCTGAAAGTTTTCGAAGGTCAGTTTGCTCTAGTGTGGTGTCAGGAGACTCCTCGCCCTCAACGGGAAGCAAAAAGAGCTTATCGCGAATTTCTCAAGAAAGTCTGGCAGATTCTGGAGTTTCTGAAACGCCCGGGAGTTCACCATCGAACACACTAAACAGCAGAACTCATAAAATCTTAAAAGAGAGAAGGGACAGACTTAGCAGTTCATCGCTCACCAATGTTTCTGGGACAAATGAATCTAAACAAAAACTTTCCCGGCTGAATAGGAGGAGCTGGGGTGACTGGGTGTCCGCCGAGATGGAAAATACACCGGATGAGGTGTCGGAAGAAAGAGATGATCAAGTTGACGATGTCAACGTCAAAAATAAACGCAGGTTTAAGGATGTTATGAAGCAGTTTTTCTCTTCCAAGAAAAA GGTCAATCAATTGTACTCTGGAGAAGCTAATGCAAACACGCCATGCTCAACAAAGAGACCCCACAGGTCACAGAGATCATCAGATCCTTGCGCAAGAGTTTCCACAGTTTAA